A stretch of the Chloroflexota bacterium genome encodes the following:
- a CDS encoding endonuclease domain-containing protein, giving the protein VSGCKFRRQAPIGHYIVDFVCFENRLVIEVDGGQHQQSASYDAARTAWLEREGFRVIRFWNNQVLQETDSVREAIFIDVQRLSSPSYQSISGFLPSQE; this is encoded by the coding sequence AGTGTCCGGCTGCAAATTTCGCCGACAAGCACCAATAGGTCATTACATCGTTGACTTCGTATGCTTCGAGAACAGACTTGTCATAGAAGTTGACGGCGGACAGCACCAACAGTCAGCAAGCTACGATGCCGCGCGCACTGCCTGGCTGGAGCGCGAAGGCTTCAGAGTGATAAGGTTCTGGAACAATCAGGTGTTGCAAGAGACGGATTCCGTGCGAGAAGCGATATTCATAGATGTTCAGCGGCTTTCATCCCCATCCTATCAGTCAATTTCTGGATTCCTGCCTTCGCAAGAATGA